Genomic DNA from Bacteroidota bacterium:
ATGGTTATCGGAGTTCCCAAAGAAACTCTGAAAGGCGAAACACGCGTTGCCCTCATTCCGCAGCTTGTGAGCATGCTTGTACGCGACAAGCATGAGATTGTGGTTGAGACGGGCGCAGGTGACGGCGCATCGCACGACGATGCACAGTACACGGCCGCCGGAGCCCGTATTGCAAAGAACGCGAAATCGCTTTTCGGTGAAGCTGATATGCTGTTAAAGGTTCAACCGCCGACCGCCGAGGAGGCGGCTGCAATGAAAGAGGGGGCAAGCACCATCGGCTTTCTCGCGCCGGCATCGAATCCAAAGGCAATTCGTGCGCTTGCGAAAAGAAACGTCACGGCATTCTCCATGGAATACGTTCCCCGCATCACCCGTGCCCAAAGCATGGATGCGCTCAGCTCCATGGCAACAATTGCGGGATACAAAGCTGTTCTGCTTGCTGCCGACAACATAGGAAAGATGTTTCCTCTACTCATGACGGCTGCCGGAACCGTGCCTCCGGCCACCGTTATGATCCTCGGCGCAGGCGTTGCGGGCCTGCAAGCAATTGCCACAGCGCGCAGACTCGGAGCAAAAGTCGAAGCGTTCGACGTGCGGGCTGCGGTCAAGGAACAGGTGAAGAGTCTTGGCGCGGCGTTTATCGAAATTGAAGGAGCTGAAGATCTCGAGACGGCAGGCGGCTATGCGAAAGCTGCATCAGAAGAATTCCTCAAGAAGCAACGTGATACGCTGGCGGCACGATTTCTAAAAACCAACATTGTCATCACCACGGCCCAGGTGTTCGGCAAGAAGGCTCCGATTTTGATTACAAAGGAAATGAT
This window encodes:
- a CDS encoding Re/Si-specific NAD(P)(+) transhydrogenase subunit alpha, with the protein product MVIGVPKETLKGETRVALIPQLVSMLVRDKHEIVVETGAGDGASHDDAQYTAAGARIAKNAKSLFGEADMLLKVQPPTAEEAAAMKEGASTIGFLAPASNPKAIRALAKRNVTAFSMEYVPRITRAQSMDALSSMATIAGYKAVLLAADNIGKMFPLLMTAAGTVPPATVMILGAGVAGLQAIATARRLGAKVEAFDVRAAVKEQVKSLGAAFIEIEGAEDLETAGGYAKAASEEFLKKQRDTLAARFLKTNIVITTAQVFGKKAPILITKEMMKQLKPGSVVVDLAAEQGGNCELTEPGKTVEKNGVTIIGAVNLPATIPVDASLMYSKNVFNLFKLLYPKVDATPDFNDEIVKGACITRGGEITNESVRNALQGGSEQ